A section of the Humulus lupulus chromosome 2, drHumLupu1.1, whole genome shotgun sequence genome encodes:
- the LOC133818320 gene encoding probable glycosyltransferase At3g07620 isoform X1 yields MEKLNRSLRRDGVVLAVASLFVISAIVVSKGSYKNMSWFNISPTTPLPWIHDTTPTYMNQRKVKGLQNFGINREKNRDEKLEMVEGDLATARALIREANSKKFLNQTYSPLQDSDYIPLGHIYRNPHAFHWSYLLMEKLFKIFVYEEGEPPIFHNGPCKSIYSTEGIFLSLMESDTYFRTWDPDKAHVYFLPFSVAMIVEYLFDPIVRDKAVLQRTVADYVHTISHKYPYWNRSLGADHFMLSCHDWGPRATWYVPQLYYNAIRVLCNANISEHFDPKKDASLPEINLKTGEITGLMDGLPLSDRKILGFFAGRRHGRIRPALLQHWKDKDEELQVYESLPQGISYEEKLRKSRYCICPSGHEVASPRIVEAIYAECVPVLISQRYVLPFSDVLNWEAFSVQVSVSEIPELKKILLGISEERYLRLREGVRMVQKHFVVNDPPKKYDMFHMILHSIWLRRLNVRINTLLDD; encoded by the exons atgGAAAAGTTGAACAGAAGCTTACGTCGAGATGGTGTTGTATTGGCTGTGGCTTCCTTGTTCGTGATATCTGCCATTGTTGTATCAAAGGGATCTTACAAAAACATGTCATGGTTTAATATCTCCCCAACTACTCCATTGCCATGGATTCATGATACAACTCCTACTTACATG AATCAAAGAAAGGTGAAGGGATTACAAAATTTTGGAATAAACAGAGAAAAGAACAGAGATGAAAAGTTGGAGATGGTTGAAGGTGATCTTGCTACAGCCAGAGCATTAATAAGGGAAGCAAATTCAAAGAAATTTCTTAACCAAACTTATTCACCTCTTCAAGATTCAGATTATATTCCTCTAGGACACATTTACAGGAATCCTCATGCCTTCCACTG GAGTTACCTTCTGATGGAGAAATTGTTTAAGATATTCGTGTATGAAGAAGGAGAGCCTCCAATTTTTCACAATGGGCCTTGCAAGAGCATATACTCCACGGAAGGAATTTTCCTTAGTTTGATGGAGAGTGATACTTATTTCAGAACTTGGGATCCTGATAAAGCCCATGTGTATTTCCTACCCTTCAGCGTGGCCATGATTGTGGAATACCTATTTGATCCCATTGTACGTGACAAAGCTGTCCTTCAACGCACTGTCGCTGATTATGTTCACACTATTTCTCACAAGTACCCTTATTGGAATAGAAGTCTTGGAGCTGACCATTTCATGCTTTCCTGCCATGATTGG GGGCCAAGAGCAACTTGGTATGTTCCACAGCTATACTACAATGCAATCCGAGTGCTTTGCAATGCCAATATCTCCGAGCATTTCGACCCCAAAAAAGATGCATCACTCCCTGAAATCAACCTCAAAACAGGAGAAATCACAGGCCTCATGGATGGCCTCCCCCTCTCGGACCGCAAAATCCTTGGATTCTTCGCAGGTCGACGCCATGGCCGAATAAGACCAGCGCTGCTGCAACATTGGAAAGACAAAGATGAAGAATTGCAAGTGTACGAGTCTCTCCCTCAAGGCATTTCTTACGAGGAGAAGTTGAGAAAGAGCAGGTACTGCATATGCCCCAGCGGCCACGAGGTGGCGAGTCCGAGAATAGTGGAGGCAATCTATGCGGAGTGTGTCCCTGTGCTGATCTCGCAGCGTTATGTGCTGCCTTTCAGTGATGTTTTGAATTGGGAGGCGTTCTCCGTTCAAGTGTCAGTGAGTGAAATACCGGAGCTGAAGAAGATCTTGTTGGGAATCTCTGAGGAGAGGTATTTGAGATTGCGAGAGGGAGTGAGGATGGTACAAAAACATTTCGTGGTGAATGATCCTCCTAAGAAATACGACATGTTTCATATGATTCTTCATTCTATTTGGCTTAGGAGGTTGAATGTTAGGATTAATACCCTCCTTGATGATTGA
- the LOC133818320 gene encoding probable glycosyltransferase At3g07620 isoform X2: MVEGDLATARALIREANSKKFLNQTYSPLQDSDYIPLGHIYRNPHAFHWSYLLMEKLFKIFVYEEGEPPIFHNGPCKSIYSTEGIFLSLMESDTYFRTWDPDKAHVYFLPFSVAMIVEYLFDPIVRDKAVLQRTVADYVHTISHKYPYWNRSLGADHFMLSCHDWGPRATWYVPQLYYNAIRVLCNANISEHFDPKKDASLPEINLKTGEITGLMDGLPLSDRKILGFFAGRRHGRIRPALLQHWKDKDEELQVYESLPQGISYEEKLRKSRYCICPSGHEVASPRIVEAIYAECVPVLISQRYVLPFSDVLNWEAFSVQVSVSEIPELKKILLGISEERYLRLREGVRMVQKHFVVNDPPKKYDMFHMILHSIWLRRLNVRINTLLDD; this comes from the exons ATGGTTGAAGGTGATCTTGCTACAGCCAGAGCATTAATAAGGGAAGCAAATTCAAAGAAATTTCTTAACCAAACTTATTCACCTCTTCAAGATTCAGATTATATTCCTCTAGGACACATTTACAGGAATCCTCATGCCTTCCACTG GAGTTACCTTCTGATGGAGAAATTGTTTAAGATATTCGTGTATGAAGAAGGAGAGCCTCCAATTTTTCACAATGGGCCTTGCAAGAGCATATACTCCACGGAAGGAATTTTCCTTAGTTTGATGGAGAGTGATACTTATTTCAGAACTTGGGATCCTGATAAAGCCCATGTGTATTTCCTACCCTTCAGCGTGGCCATGATTGTGGAATACCTATTTGATCCCATTGTACGTGACAAAGCTGTCCTTCAACGCACTGTCGCTGATTATGTTCACACTATTTCTCACAAGTACCCTTATTGGAATAGAAGTCTTGGAGCTGACCATTTCATGCTTTCCTGCCATGATTGG GGGCCAAGAGCAACTTGGTATGTTCCACAGCTATACTACAATGCAATCCGAGTGCTTTGCAATGCCAATATCTCCGAGCATTTCGACCCCAAAAAAGATGCATCACTCCCTGAAATCAACCTCAAAACAGGAGAAATCACAGGCCTCATGGATGGCCTCCCCCTCTCGGACCGCAAAATCCTTGGATTCTTCGCAGGTCGACGCCATGGCCGAATAAGACCAGCGCTGCTGCAACATTGGAAAGACAAAGATGAAGAATTGCAAGTGTACGAGTCTCTCCCTCAAGGCATTTCTTACGAGGAGAAGTTGAGAAAGAGCAGGTACTGCATATGCCCCAGCGGCCACGAGGTGGCGAGTCCGAGAATAGTGGAGGCAATCTATGCGGAGTGTGTCCCTGTGCTGATCTCGCAGCGTTATGTGCTGCCTTTCAGTGATGTTTTGAATTGGGAGGCGTTCTCCGTTCAAGTGTCAGTGAGTGAAATACCGGAGCTGAAGAAGATCTTGTTGGGAATCTCTGAGGAGAGGTATTTGAGATTGCGAGAGGGAGTGAGGATGGTACAAAAACATTTCGTGGTGAATGATCCTCCTAAGAAATACGACATGTTTCATATGATTCTTCATTCTATTTGGCTTAGGAGGTTGAATGTTAGGATTAATACCCTCCTTGATGATTGA